A DNA window from Aspergillus nidulans FGSC A4 chromosome V contains the following coding sequences:
- a CDS encoding transcription factor TFIIE subunit TFA2 (transcript_id=CADANIAT00003589): MAHLQQQLKNFNAGVMDYAKSMPAQRRFVHNTSASTSQVPSATSTPTPGGSNEQKKKRHDVDIVYSQPANTGTGKDIMTQVVFAIEHMKSKGVPLTFNDIVSYLSLQHRANDQGYVQALRSILQMHEKVQYDPSGANGEGTFSFRPPHNIRTAEQLLQKLQSQSTGVGMSVRELREGWPNVEDTINKLEKEGKLLVTRNKKDDHAKMVWANDPSLIQHFDDEFKQIWEKIKIPEQQVVKEELEKAGITPTNKNKVIKPRPKVEHKKVKKPRRSGKTTNTHMMGVLRDYSHLKR; the protein is encoded by the coding sequence ATGGcgcatcttcagcagcaactcAAAAATTTTAACGCAGGCGTCATGGACTACGCAAAGTCCATGCCAGCCCAGCGACGATTCGTCCACAACACCTCCGCGAGCACTTCCCAAGTCCCGTCTGCAACATCGACGCCCACTCCTGGTGGTAGCAAcgaacagaagaagaagcgccaCGATGTGGACATCGTATACTCTCAGCCTGCGAATACTGGAACCGGGAAGGATATCATGACGCAGGTCGTCTTCGCTATTGAACATATGAAGAGCAAAGGTGTACCGCTTACGTTCAACGATATCGTCTCCTACCTCTCATTGCAGCACCGGGCAAATGACCAAGGCTATGTTCAGGCGTTGCGCAGTATCCTGCAAATGCACGAAAAGGTTCAATACGATCCTAGTGGGGCTAATGGAGAGGGTACATTCAGCTTTCGTCCGCCGCATAACATCCGCACTGCTGAGCAGCTGCTCCAAAAACTGCAGTCACAATCTACTGGGGTAGGAATGAGCGTTCGGGAACTCCGGGAAGGTTGGCCCAATGTCGAGGATACGATTAACAaattggagaaggagggTAAGCTGCTCGTTACGCGAAACAAGAAGGACGATCATGCGAAGATGGTCTGGGCCAACGATCCTTCTCTGATCCAGCACTTCGACGACGAGTTTAAGCAGAtctgggagaagatcaaaatACCTGAGCAGCAGGTCGTCAAGGAGGAGCTAGAGAAAGCTGGTATCACTCCAACCAACAAAAACAAGGTCATCAAGCCGCGGCCAAAGGTTGAACATAAAAAAGTGAAAAAGCCTCGTCGCAGCGGAAAGACTACCAATACACATATGATGGGAGTTCTGCGTGATTACTCGCATCTCAAGCGGTAA
- a CDS encoding 3,4-dihydroxy-2-butanone-4-phosphate synthase RIB3 (transcript_id=CADANIAT00003590): protein MPSPTDPALQFDSIEDTIKAFSNGEFIVVLDSQDRENEGDLIIAAESITDAQMAFLVRYTSGLICAPITPEIAERLQLPQMVLENTDPKGTAYTVSIDSADPSITTGISAHDRALACRTLASPSARPQDFRRPGHIIPLQAKAGGVRQRKGHTEAAVEFCRLAGKAPAGVIAELVEDGEVVEGVAEIRGNNGMMRRDGCLKFGKKWGLKLYDRNIAYYILINWFI, encoded by the exons ATGCCTTCGCCGACGGACCCCGCGCTTCAATTCGACTCAATTGAGGACACAATTAAAGCTTTCA GTAACGGGGaattcatcgtcgtcctaGATTCACAAGATCGCGAAAATGAAGGCGACCTCATTATCGCCGCCGAATCCATAACAGATGCGCAAATGGCATTTTTGGTCCGCTATACAAG TGGACTGATCTGCGCACCCATCACACCGGAGATCGCCGAACGCCTCCAACTTCCCCAGATGGTCCTCGAAAACACAGACCCTAAAGGAACCGCCTACACAGTTTCGATTGACTCGGCTGACCCGTCCATCACAACCGGTATCTCTGCGCACGACCGCGCCCTAGCATGTCGAACCCTTGCCTCCCCCTCTGCCCGCCCCCAAGACTTCCGCCGACCAGGCCACATCATCCCCCTGCAGGCCAAAGCTGGCGGCGTCAGGCAACGGAAGGGCCACACTGAGGCTGCGGTTGAGTTTTGCCGGCTGGCAGGAAAGGCACCAGCAGGTGTTATTGCggagcttgttgaggatggcgaggtcgTTGAGGGCGTTGCGGAGATCAGGGGGAATAATGGAATGATGAGGCGCGATGGATGTTTGAAGTTTGGGAAGAAATGGGGGCTGAAG CTTTACG ATCGGAACATAGCTTATTACATTCTGATCAACTGGTTCATTTAG
- a CDS encoding uncharacterized protein (transcript_id=CADANIAT00003591) has protein sequence MRIMRRVLRPAVRLQSVSKRFFALARDNNLWRLHCYENTWAALLAARPSVEGSDSLATDSTASLSSLGQPSLRSLIQPQALPNNNDPDTQGRTPTFGERARAAAAWDPSAEGEDVDWYSEYIARNGPISLSWLQQPFTRTQSGGKSYIEVKGMGLLQDWSLARQNKVISPLSDGSVCVWDLNHSHAIGSRVTKGSILGTSAPGILTVDMSQKKENPAAKSALEFINLGECVSVDSIRQRAYLAVGHVVNEVDLETLKVVSQQRYPWSVFALSQETDYSVPLTLATTLSLHIYDGRLSKTEEEEAINLRCEQPTISLVPESLIYTPPDSPLLQIQPNGRPPHRIRSPDPSETSDNYAPLFQPGPLSVLHPPGPHVNTIFLAGRFPSILQYDRRYFPKLQSTVHSGGRLCGLASVPAPRFPVFSSPRYPSSHTIVACGEYNGKGSLELYHLTPSGENDENGPSGCSSSLTAAYQNRQSAARSKLLSVQSHGTRIVYSDGDGNIKWVERDGRTEVRRLNINSKRPPAGTAFSPDGHGYSHIDDGAHDVSGLWASVSRAQNEGDVARKILPTGGNLTGDELLVWTGDRLGRIMFSDTPDADEIGEDDEMSLDEEVDDATREEVRSKKRELQAREREYSKMMRRALETQADEVRRMGDFGL, from the exons ATGAGGATCATGCGGCGTGTCTTGCGTCCTGCA GTACGGCTTCAATCTGTCTCAAAGCGATTCTTCGCCTTAGCCCGCGACAACAACTTATGGCGGCTCCATTGCTACGAGAACACATGGGCTGCTCTATTAGCCGCTCGGCCCAGTGTCGAAGGCTCCGATAGCCTCGCCACGGATTCCACTGCATCTCTCAGCTCCCTAGGACAACCATCGCTTCGCTCCCTAATCCAGCCTCAAGCTCTGCCGAACAACAACGATCCGGATACCCAAGGCCGGACGCCGACCTTCGGCGAAAGAGCAAGGGCTGCAGCCGCTTGGGACCCGTCCgcagagggagaagatgtcGATTGGTACTCGGAATATATTGCTCGTAATGGACCAATATCACTCAGCTGGCTCCAGCAGCCGTTCACAAGGACACAGAGTGGTGGAAAATCTTACATCGAGGTGAAAGGGATGGGACTTTTGCAGGACTGGAGCTTGGCTAGGCAAAATAAAGTGATATCACCTTTGAGTGACGGCAGTGTTTGTGTTTGGGATCTCAACCACTCTCATGCGATCGGTTCTCGGGTCACAAAGGGCAGCATACTTGGGACGAGCGCACCAGGTATTTTGACGGTTGACATGTCTCAAAAAAAAGAGAACCCCGCGGCGAAATCAGCACTAGAGTTCATCAACCTGGGCGAATGTGTGAGCGTGGATTCGATTCGACAAAGGGCTTACCTGGCTGTAGGGCATGTCGTGAATGAAGTCGATCTTGAGACGCTCAAAGTTGTTTCTCAACAACGATATCCTTGGTCAGTGTTTGCTTTGTCTCAGGAGACCGACTACTCCGTACCGTTGACTCTAGCGACCACCTTGAGTCTACATATCTATGATGGGCGGCTCTCAAAaacggaggaggaagaggcgatcAATCTACGTTGCGAGCAGCCAACGATCTCTTTGGTTCCAGAGTCTCTGATTTATACTCCACCAGACTCACCACTCCTACAGATTCAGCCGAACGGAAGGCCACCGCATCGAATTCGAAGCCCTGATCCCTCTGAAACGAGCGACAACTATGCACCACTGTTCCAGCCGGGTCCCCTCTCAGTCCTGCATCCCCCGGGCCCGCATGTGAATACAATATTTCTTGCAGGCCGCTTTCCGAGTATACTCCAGTATGACCGCCGCTATTTCCCAAAGTTGCAAAGCACGGTCCATTCAGGCGGGCGGCTTTGCGGCCTTGCTtctgttcctgctcctcgctTTCCTGTCTTCTCTAGCCCTAGATACCCGTCTTCACACACCATTGTTGCATGTGGTGAATACAACGGGAAGGGCTCTCTTGAGCTCTACCACCTTACTCCATCCGGTGAAAATGACGAGAATGGACCTTCGGGCTGCTCTTCGAGCCTCACAGCAGCATACCAGAATCGACAAAGTGCTGCTCGCTCAAAATTACTGTCCGTCCAATCTCATGGCACGCGGATTGTCTATTCCGACGGGGACGGTAATATCAAGTGGGTTGAGCGTGATGGACGCACTGAAGTTCGTCGTTTAAATATCAACTCAAAGCGGCCGCCTGCAGGGACTGCGTTTAGTCCAGACGGTCATGGTTACTCTCATATAGACGACGGTGCACATGATGTGAGTGGCCTCTGGGCTAGTGTGTCTCGGGCCCAAAACGAGGGAGATGTAGCCCGAAAGATTCTCCCAACAGGCGGTAACCTCACCGGTGATGAGCTTCTGGTCTGGACAGGGGACCGTCTAGGCCGAATCATGTTCTCAGATACACCAGATGCCGACGAAAtaggagaagatgacgaaATGTCTCTAGATGAAGAAGTCGATGATGCCACGCGCGAAGAAGTGCGGTCGAAAAAGCGCGAACTACAAGCGCGCGAGCGAGAATACTCGAAAATGATGCGAAGAGCTCTAGAGACGCAAGCTGACGAGGTGCGGCGGATGGGCGACTTCGGTCTTTAA
- a CDS encoding putative ubiquitin conjugating enzyme (UbcK) (transcript_id=CADANIAT00003592): MDYTMEDSQNSAPNAHEASKLGASTQRNDSQGVTKRLQSELMQLMVSPSPGISAFPDADGNLLSWTATITGPSETPYEGLTFKLSFSFPNNYPYSPPTVLFKTPIYHPNVDFSGRICLDILRDKWSAVYNVQNVLLSLQSLLGEPNNASPLNAQAAELWDTNQEEYKRHVLARHRDIEDIE; the protein is encoded by the exons ATGGACTACACTATGGAGGATAGTCAAAACTCTGCGCCTAACGCGCACGAAGCCTCAAAGCTGGGTGCTTCTACCCAGCGCAATGACAGCCAAGGCGTCACCAAGCG CCTGCAATCTGAATTGATGCAGCTCATGGTGTCACCTTCTCCAGGAATTTCGGCCTTCCCGGACGCTGATGGAAACCTCCTATCCTGGACTGCTACTATTACCGGCCCTTCAGAAACACCATACGAGGGTCTGACTTTCaagctctccttctcgtTCCCCAACAACTACCCATACTCGCCACCTACCGTGCTCTTCAAGACCCCAATCTACCACCCGAATGTCGACTTCTCCGGCCGCATTTGCCTGGATATCCTTCGAGACAAGTGGAGTGCCGTGTATAATGTACAGAACGTTCTGCTTAGCTTGCAGAGTCTCCTTGGAGAGCCCAACAA CGCGAGCCCTCTGAATGCCCAGGCTGCTGAACTCTGGGACACCAACCAGGAGGAGTATAAGCGCCACGTACTGGCCAGGCACCGCGACATTGAAGACATTGAATAG